A region of Toxorhynchites rutilus septentrionalis strain SRP chromosome 1, ASM2978413v1, whole genome shotgun sequence DNA encodes the following proteins:
- the LOC129761180 gene encoding uncharacterized protein LOC129761180 → MESTCCQCSAPVRGLEFVKCNGFCQHLTHMKCIGWKRANLDFLTQNDNLLWFCNDCMKILDCVKTNGTVPAVQDVLAKKLDDSLKPILTELGEIKTSIIQAQLPSTVASTVWPYIKRPRAELNVTPTRKPTAALRKSSAPTAKTIATVPKPADKFWIYLSRIDLQVSEEDVAMLVQDCLLCSDTVVAKKLVKKETDLTKLQFVSFKIGINPNLKDTAMDPSTWPAGIFFREFEDVRRSQVFRMPSTTKLPRLDPFTPSDARTPQSTQLSNMVAH, encoded by the coding sequence ATGGAGTCAACTTGCTGCCAGTGCTCTGCGCCGGTAAGAGGACTAGAGTTCGTCAAATGCAACGGTTTCTGCCAACATTTGACTCATATGAAATGTATTGGTTGGAAGCGTGCAAACCTGGATTTTCTCACCCAAAACGATAATTTGCTATGGTTCTGCAATGACTGCATGAAAATACTCGACTGCGTGAAAACTAACGGTACCGTCCCAGCCGTACAAGACGTGCTAGCGAAAAAGCTCGACGACTCGTTAAAACCTATTTTAACCGAGCTTGGTGAAATTAAAACATCTATTATCCAAGCTCAACTTCCCAGCACAGTCGCATCAACAGTCTGGCCCTATATAAAACGGCCTCGCGCTGAATTGAATGTAACGCCTACAAGAAAGCCAACAGCAGCTCTGCGAAAGTCATCAGCACCCACTGCCAAGACTATCGCAACTGTACCCAAGCCTGCTGACAAATTCTGGATTTATCTTTCACGAATTGACCTGCAAGTCTCTGAAGAGGACGTTGCCATGTTGGTTCAGGACTGCTTACTATGCTCAGATACCGTCGTTGCTAAGAAGCTAGTGAAGAAGGAAACCGACCTGACAAAACTTCAGTTTGTGTCATTCAAAATTGGAATCAATCCGAACCTGAAGGACACGGCAATGGACCCTTCTACCTGGCCAGCTGGAATATTCTTCAGGGAGTTCGAGGATGTTCGTCGTTCCCAGGTTTTTCGGATGCCGAGCACGACAAAACTGCCTCGTCTAGACCCGTTCACTCCATCCGATGCTCGCACACCTCAGTCTACACAACTGTCGAACATGGTAGCCCATTAA
- the LOC129761181 gene encoding uncharacterized protein LOC129761181: MLSTCDYDALVLTETWLRADISDCELSSEYQFFRCDRNPVTSQFSRGGGVLIAVKSNYSCAVVPLEDCGHLEQVAVRISLLYRTLYITAIYLRPLSSPALYTSHTNALQTIMDGCSSKDVILALGDYILPPLSWVIDENMNGYLPSNASTEQELALTEPMLSLGLTQVNSLPNSNGRLLDLAFISEPDIANLLEPAVPLLAADEHHKPFVLNMDALYSPANFSDYASLPPELNFRLCNFDSLNNILSSIDWLQLLEGGSVEVIADRFYDKLYEVLYAQVPLKRRVVKPIPTQPWWTSDLRNFRNVLRKARKRYLSTRSTEDKNSLRLTETNYNALLRSRYGEYIQRTQANLKRNPSAFWNYVKSHRSGNRIPDTMEFDGITASSAISGDVANLFASFFQTVYNSTSPPLHGASFDRIQEHNLNMPTFNFSPDEVLKALRDLDASKGPGVDGIPPSLLKHCAHSLAFPVSCIFNRSLRERIFPTVWKKASIVPIHKAGNRNHVKNYRGISLLCCFSKVFEKLVHNALYNVVHPLISEFQHGFVQHRSTTTNLLCYTNILFREVEARRQVDSIYVDFSKVCM, encoded by the coding sequence ATGCTCTCGACCTGTGACTACGACGCTCTAGTTCTCACTGAAACGTGGCTTCGTGCGGACATTTCAGATTGTGAGCTATCCTCTGAGTATCAGTTCTTTCGCTGCGACCGTAATCCAGTTACCAGCCAATTTTCCAGAGGAGGTGGTGTACTTATCGCGGTAAAATCCAACTACTCGTGTGCTGTAGTACCGCTTGAGGACTGTGGCCATCTCGAGCAAGTGGCTGTGCGCATTAGTCTGCTGTACAGAACACTATACATCACAGCTATCTACTTGCGCCCCCTCTCCAGTCCGGCTCTCTACACGTCTCATACCAACGCGCTACAGACGATCATGGATGGATGTTCGAGTAAAGATGTAATCTTGGCACTAGGCGACTACATCCTCCCGCCTTTGAGTTGGGTCATCGATGAGAACATGAACGGCTATTTACCATCTAACGCATCTACGGAACAGGAACTGGCACTTACTGAACCGATGCTAAGTTTGGGATTAACTCAAGTGAATTCGCTTCCAAATTCGAACGGCAGACTTCTCGACTTGGCGTTCATAAGTGAACCGGACATCGCGAATCTTCTAGAGCCTGCGGTCCCGTTATTGGCAGCCGATGAACACCACAAGCCCTTTGTTTTAAACATGGACGCCCTCTACAGTCCGGCCAACTTCTCTGACTATGCGTCTCTTCCACCTGAATTGAATTTCAGGTTGTGTAACTTTGACTCGTTGAACAACATACTGTCCTCTATTGACTGGCTTCAACTGCTGGAAGGAGGCTCGGTCGAAGTTATAGCTGATCGTTTCTACGACAAATTGTATGAAGTTCTTTATGCGCAAGTTCCCCTCAAACGACGTGTAGTGAAGCCAATTCCGACGCAACCTTGGTGGACCTCTGATTTACGCAACTTTCGGAACGTACTGCGGAAGGCACGCAAACGCTATTTGAGCACAAGATCAACAGAAGATAAAAATAGTCTCAGATTAACAGAAACAAATTACAACGCATTATTGAGGTCCAGGTACGGAGAATATATACAACGAACTCAAGCAAATCTTAAGCGAAACCCATCGGCATTTTGGAATTACGTGAAATCGCATCGCTCAGGCAATCGCATCCCGGATACAATGGAGTTCGATGGAATCACTGCCAGCTCGGCGATTAGCGGCGATGTCGCTAATCTGTTTGCGAGCTTCTTCCAGACAGTGTACAATTCAACTTCACCGCCTTTGCACGGTGCAAGCTTCGATCGCATACAGGAGCACAATCTGAATATGCCAACGTTCAATTTCTCTCCGGATGAAGTCTTGAAAGCCTTGCGTGATCTAGATGCATCAAAAGGGCCTGGAGTCGATGGCATTCCTCCATCTCTGCTGAAACACTGTGCTCACTCACTCGCTTTTCCCGTCTCTTGCATATTCAACCGCTCGTTGAGGGAAAGAATTTTTCCCACCGTTTGGAAAAAGGCCTCAATAGTACCAATTCACAAAGCGGGTAATCGGAATCACGTGAAGAACTACCGTGGAATATCACTTCTCTGCTGCTTCAGTAAAGTCTTCGAAAAGTTAGTGCACAACGCTTTGTACAATGTGGTGCATCCACTCATATCGGAGTTCCAGCATGGTTTCGTCCAGCATCGGTCCACAACAACGAATCTGCTTTGCTACACAAATATATTGTTTCGTGAAGTCGAAGCTCGTCGGCAGGTCGACTCCATCTACGTCGATTTTTCAAAAGTATGCATGTAA